The following proteins are co-located in the Haloterrigena turkmenica DSM 5511 genome:
- a CDS encoding aldo/keto reductase, with translation MALDHVSLGSTGLSVSELALGTWRFGRRLVDGEERYDAEGVVETDEDRAYELLDAYADAGGNFIDTADKYGDGRAERWIGNWLEDRDRLDYVIATKIHRPRREGDPNARGLNRRHLRRQIDTCLERLGTDYIDLLYCHRWDDDTPAEEFMRTLNGLVESGRVNYLGISSGRPDAWKIVKANEIARREGYEPFTVTQPRYNLVDREIDANYLPMCRDYGLGAVTWSPLAWGFLTGKYRRDDRNDESSTAAQDGRFADRYLTEENFDALEVLLEIADDIDATPAQVALAWQLHHPDITAPIVGASTVEQLTENLGAADVSLSAEQFERLSATFAGSE, from the coding sequence ATGGCACTCGATCACGTGTCTCTCGGTAGCACCGGACTCTCAGTGAGCGAGCTCGCGCTGGGGACGTGGCGCTTCGGCCGACGGCTGGTCGACGGCGAGGAACGCTACGACGCGGAGGGAGTCGTCGAAACGGACGAGGACCGCGCGTACGAACTCCTTGACGCCTACGCCGACGCGGGCGGGAACTTCATCGACACCGCCGACAAGTACGGCGATGGGCGGGCCGAGCGGTGGATCGGCAACTGGCTCGAGGACCGCGACCGACTGGACTACGTCATCGCCACGAAGATCCACCGTCCCCGACGGGAGGGCGACCCCAACGCACGGGGACTCAACCGTCGGCACCTGCGCCGGCAGATCGACACCTGCCTCGAGCGACTGGGGACGGACTACATCGATCTGCTCTACTGCCATCGGTGGGACGACGACACCCCCGCGGAGGAGTTCATGCGCACCCTGAACGGACTCGTCGAGTCCGGGAGGGTGAACTATCTCGGTATCTCCTCGGGCCGTCCCGACGCGTGGAAGATCGTCAAGGCGAACGAGATCGCCCGGCGCGAGGGGTACGAACCGTTCACGGTGACCCAACCGCGGTACAATCTCGTGGATCGGGAAATCGACGCGAACTACCTCCCGATGTGTCGCGATTACGGGCTCGGCGCCGTGACGTGGAGCCCGCTGGCGTGGGGCTTTCTGACCGGCAAGTACCGGCGCGACGATCGGAACGACGAGTCGTCGACCGCCGCGCAGGACGGGCGCTTCGCGGATCGGTATCTGACCGAGGAGAACTTCGACGCGCTCGAGGTCCTCCTCGAGATCGCGGACGACATCGACGCGACGCCGGCGCAGGTCGCCCTCGCGTGGCAGCTTCACCACCCCGACATCACGGCGCCCATCGTCGGCGCCAGCACGGTCGAGCAGTTGACGGAGAATCTCGGCGCCGCGGACGTGTCGCTCTCCGCCGAGCAGTTCGAGCGACTCTCCGCGACGTTCGCCGGTTCGGAGTGA
- a CDS encoding Gfo/Idh/MocA family protein codes for MRDYDMVDSSAADLRVGLVGLGSLGVRLGRQFEAVPDAELAAIADVSEANLAEAGGELEVPSSNQFLDYETMLDEADLDAAAIATPNGLHYDQTVAALERDLHVLCEKPLATNLEDARDLYRRDRETDRVMMLGYQRHLNPAFINARQRWAEGDAEPTFITGEITHDWRSYYENMDDWRMDPELSGGGHLLNVGSHVIDAILWVTGLTPTHVNANVEFHDDEQLFDKQSSITIEFDNGAIANFSDTGIVACTREHIHIWDDDGAVYLEGREWDERTGYTIDAEGTEHDRHLDYHGRETKAEAFTESVLEGTEPPISVRDAFRTLVVTMAAYESGRADERIDLADRYSFVGDGLLD; via the coding sequence ATGCGTGACTACGACATGGTCGATTCATCAGCAGCAGATCTCCGCGTCGGACTCGTCGGGCTTGGGAGCCTCGGCGTCCGACTCGGACGACAGTTCGAGGCCGTCCCCGACGCCGAACTGGCCGCGATCGCCGACGTCAGCGAGGCGAACCTGGCCGAGGCGGGCGGCGAACTCGAGGTCCCGTCCTCGAACCAGTTCCTCGATTACGAGACGATGCTCGACGAGGCCGACCTCGACGCGGCGGCGATCGCCACGCCGAACGGGCTCCACTACGATCAGACCGTCGCCGCGCTCGAGCGCGATCTCCACGTGCTCTGCGAGAAGCCGCTGGCGACGAATCTCGAGGACGCCCGCGACCTCTACCGGCGCGATCGGGAGACCGATCGGGTGATGATGCTGGGCTACCAGCGACACCTGAATCCGGCGTTCATCAACGCCCGCCAGCGGTGGGCGGAGGGCGATGCCGAGCCGACGTTCATCACCGGCGAGATCACCCACGACTGGCGGTCGTACTACGAGAACATGGACGACTGGCGGATGGATCCCGAACTGAGCGGCGGCGGCCACCTGTTGAACGTCGGCTCGCACGTCATCGACGCGATCCTCTGGGTGACCGGCCTCACGCCGACCCACGTCAACGCCAACGTCGAGTTCCACGACGACGAGCAGCTCTTCGACAAGCAGTCCTCGATCACCATCGAGTTCGACAACGGGGCGATCGCCAACTTCTCCGACACCGGGATCGTCGCGTGTACCCGGGAGCACATCCACATCTGGGACGACGACGGCGCCGTCTACCTCGAGGGTCGGGAGTGGGACGAGCGCACCGGCTACACGATCGACGCCGAGGGCACCGAACACGACCGCCACCTCGACTACCACGGCCGCGAGACCAAGGCCGAGGCGTTTACCGAGTCCGTCCTCGAGGGCACCGAGCCGCCGATCTCAGTCCGGGACGCGTTCCGGACGCTGGTCGTGACGATGGCCGCCTACGAGTCCGGTCGCGCCGACGAGCGCATCGACCTCGCGGACCGGTACTCGTTCGTCGGCGACGGACTGCTCGACTGA
- a CDS encoding methyl-accepting chemotaxis protein produces the protein MSSDRSIVGRIARTITPSVIRRRFAYKLGVLLLIVVVVLALVGGVGYVRANNSVEDNADQQMHSVASIQSDETGDWIRELKRQTSALATDDELAADDPEIVEGQLIARSNNMPQSVREIHVIDREQGTLVASHSKGSSGKTLEEIDEPWADASQYQDISDSVYQVDMSDRSYEAADGRAVYFSTPVMGDEDRVVVLVGGIKEQVLGLHQPFEEQQTTIVRGDDAEVVAGAEDAPLPAEVRNGEAQPGIESIETLESDSHVHAVTSIVGTDWLLVTTVPKSVAFQTANIVGQSMLGVVGVGLIALLGITVVIGRQTAGPLTRLRDKAQTMEQGQLDVDLETSRIDEIGQLYNGFGSMRDALRDQIREAETARQAAEEAKRETQRTNEQLERKADEYSRVMRECAQGDLTQRMDPDSDNDAMESIAREFNEMIGAIEETTAHVKQFAAEVAAASEEVTASSEEVRNASEQVTESVQRISDGAERQHEHVQEATSELNTLSSTTEEIASSSDEVADIAERTATAGDRGREAANQAAEEMTVVADDTDDVVEQFERLEREIEQIDELTEFIDEIAEQTNMLALNANIEASRTNSDGGDGFGAVAKEVKQLSQETREATDEIEQQLASLQSAADDAATVVGRTSEQVTRSVDTVEEAVEALEEIATYAERTNEGIQEISTATDDQAVAVSETASVVDDVAMISEQTSQETESVAASAEEQTSALTQVSHNASRLAEQAGQLSNTLDRFDTAVDAEPDRVVADELQNIDTDTGTDTGIETNTAVDDEATDDREDSADNVFEYVSDDETDETAADAGADRDGQSNPAPDE, from the coding sequence GTGAGTAGCGACCGTTCGATCGTGGGACGGATCGCTCGGACGATCACGCCGTCGGTTATTCGACGGCGGTTCGCGTACAAACTGGGCGTGTTGCTGCTTATCGTCGTCGTCGTGCTCGCGCTCGTCGGTGGCGTCGGGTACGTCCGCGCTAACAACTCCGTCGAGGATAACGCGGACCAACAGATGCACTCGGTGGCATCGATCCAGAGCGACGAGACCGGAGACTGGATCCGAGAGCTGAAACGTCAGACGAGCGCGTTAGCCACCGACGACGAACTCGCAGCGGACGATCCCGAGATCGTCGAGGGACAGTTAATCGCTAGATCGAACAATATGCCCCAATCGGTCAGGGAAATCCACGTGATCGACCGCGAGCAGGGGACGCTCGTCGCCTCCCATTCGAAAGGCTCGAGCGGGAAAACGCTCGAGGAAATCGACGAACCGTGGGCGGACGCCTCGCAGTACCAGGACATCAGCGATTCGGTGTACCAGGTGGACATGAGCGATCGGTCGTACGAGGCCGCCGACGGTCGCGCCGTCTACTTCTCCACGCCAGTGATGGGCGACGAGGACAGGGTCGTCGTCCTCGTGGGCGGGATCAAAGAGCAGGTGCTGGGACTCCACCAGCCGTTCGAGGAGCAACAGACGACGATCGTTCGCGGCGACGACGCCGAGGTGGTCGCCGGGGCCGAGGACGCGCCGCTCCCGGCCGAGGTTCGCAACGGCGAGGCCCAGCCGGGCATCGAGTCGATCGAGACGCTCGAGAGCGACTCGCACGTCCACGCGGTCACGTCGATCGTCGGCACCGACTGGCTGCTGGTTACGACCGTCCCGAAATCGGTCGCGTTCCAGACCGCAAATATCGTCGGCCAGTCCATGCTCGGCGTCGTCGGCGTCGGACTGATCGCGTTGCTCGGGATCACCGTCGTCATCGGCCGCCAGACCGCGGGGCCGCTCACGCGGCTGCGAGACAAGGCACAGACGATGGAACAGGGGCAACTCGACGTGGATCTGGAGACGTCTCGGATCGACGAAATCGGCCAACTCTACAATGGGTTCGGGTCGATGCGAGACGCGTTGCGCGACCAGATTCGCGAGGCCGAAACGGCCCGGCAGGCGGCCGAAGAGGCGAAACGGGAGACCCAGCGCACCAACGAGCAACTGGAACGCAAGGCCGACGAGTACAGTCGGGTTATGCGCGAGTGCGCCCAGGGTGATCTCACACAGCGGATGGATCCCGACAGCGACAACGACGCGATGGAGTCGATCGCCCGGGAGTTCAACGAGATGATCGGCGCCATCGAGGAGACGACCGCACACGTCAAGCAGTTCGCCGCAGAGGTCGCGGCCGCGAGCGAGGAGGTGACCGCCAGTTCCGAGGAGGTCAGGAACGCCAGCGAGCAGGTGACGGAATCCGTCCAGCGCATCTCCGACGGGGCGGAGCGCCAGCACGAACACGTCCAGGAAGCCACGAGCGAACTGAACACGCTCTCGTCGACGACGGAGGAGATCGCGTCGTCCTCCGACGAAGTGGCGGACATCGCCGAACGGACCGCGACGGCCGGCGACCGCGGTCGAGAGGCGGCCAATCAGGCCGCCGAGGAGATGACCGTCGTCGCCGACGACACCGACGACGTCGTCGAGCAGTTCGAACGCCTCGAGCGGGAGATCGAACAGATCGACGAGCTGACCGAGTTCATCGACGAGATCGCCGAGCAGACTAACATGCTCGCGCTCAACGCCAACATCGAGGCCTCCAGAACGAACAGCGACGGCGGCGACGGGTTCGGCGCCGTCGCCAAGGAGGTCAAGCAGCTCTCCCAGGAGACTCGAGAGGCGACCGACGAGATCGAACAGCAGTTGGCCAGCCTGCAGTCGGCGGCCGACGACGCCGCGACGGTCGTCGGGCGAACGAGCGAGCAGGTCACGAGGAGCGTCGACACCGTCGAGGAGGCCGTCGAGGCCTTAGAGGAGATCGCCACCTACGCGGAACGGACCAACGAGGGCATCCAGGAGATCAGCACGGCCACCGACGATCAGGCCGTCGCGGTCAGCGAGACGGCCAGCGTGGTCGACGACGTCGCGATGATCAGCGAGCAGACGTCTCAGGAGACGGAATCTGTCGCCGCCTCCGCCGAGGAACAGACGTCGGCGCTGACCCAGGTGTCACACAACGCCAGCCGACTGGCCGAACAGGCCGGACAGCTGAGCAACACCCTCGACCGATTCGACACGGCGGTCGACGCCGAGCCCGACAGGGTCGTCGCCGACGAACTGCAGAACATCGACACCGACACTGGCACTGACACCGGTATCGAAACCAACACCGCTGTCGACGACGAGGCGACCGACGACCGCGAGGATTCCGCAGACAACGTGTTCGAATACGTCTCCGACGACGAGACCGACGAGACGGCCGCGGACGCCGGCGCCGACCGGGACGGGCAGTCGAATCCCGCACCCGACGAGTAG
- a CDS encoding lactonase family protein, translated as MDPRSARPFRSIVTRGGPYQTFVCSAGSDGDGIVTVAVAPDGTLTERARTTAPHPMFLALRPDGETLYAVERVDGGRVSAYRIDAESGGLERLNGRSSEGAGPCYVSVDATGQYAFVANYQGGTVAAYPLADDGRLGEATDVVRHEGSGPDPERQAVPHPHAIAPGPENRFRYAPDLGTDRIEIYRADESGALRPAEAGPTTVRAGAGPRHIAFHPTEPYCYVVDELESTVTAYERDAESGELAAIDRTTTLPAAFDGTNEPADVHVHPSGRWVYVSNRGHDSVAVFAVDAATGRLELLAHEPTRGETPRDIALAPDGEVLLACNQHGDAVVSFAIDETGRLEKIAALDVPKPVCATFLESA; from the coding sequence GTGGACCCAAGGTCCGCCCGCCCGTTTCGTTCGATCGTGACTCGAGGCGGTCCGTATCAGACGTTCGTTTGTTCGGCCGGGAGCGACGGCGACGGCATCGTCACCGTGGCGGTAGCGCCCGACGGAACGCTGACCGAACGGGCGCGCACGACCGCGCCGCATCCGATGTTTCTGGCGCTCCGTCCCGACGGGGAGACCCTGTACGCCGTCGAGCGCGTTGATGGCGGGCGCGTGTCGGCCTATCGAATCGACGCCGAGAGCGGCGGACTCGAGCGGCTCAACGGTCGCTCGAGCGAAGGCGCCGGTCCCTGTTACGTCAGCGTCGACGCGACCGGCCAGTACGCGTTCGTCGCGAACTACCAGGGCGGGACCGTGGCGGCGTATCCGCTCGCGGACGACGGGCGACTCGGCGAGGCCACCGACGTCGTCCGCCACGAGGGCTCCGGACCCGACCCGGAGCGGCAGGCGGTTCCGCACCCGCACGCGATCGCGCCCGGCCCGGAGAACCGGTTCCGGTACGCGCCGGACCTCGGGACCGATCGCATCGAGATCTATCGCGCCGACGAGTCAGGGGCGCTCCGGCCGGCCGAGGCCGGACCGACGACCGTCCGTGCGGGCGCGGGACCGCGCCATATCGCCTTCCACCCGACCGAGCCCTACTGTTACGTCGTCGACGAACTCGAGTCGACGGTGACCGCCTACGAGCGCGACGCCGAGAGCGGCGAGCTCGCGGCGATCGATCGGACGACCACCTTGCCGGCCGCGTTCGACGGAACCAACGAGCCCGCCGACGTCCACGTCCATCCGTCCGGACGATGGGTGTACGTCTCTAACCGAGGCCACGACAGCGTCGCCGTTTTCGCGGTCGACGCGGCGACCGGCCGTCTCGAGCTCCTCGCCCACGAACCGACCCGGGGGGAGACGCCCCGCGATATCGCGCTGGCTCCCGACGGCGAGGTGCTCCTCGCCTGCAACCAGCACGGCGACGCGGTCGTGAGCTTCGCCATCGACGAGACCGGACGCCTCGAGAAGATCGCGGCCCTCGACGTGCCGAAACCGGTCTGTGCGACGTTCCTCGAGTCGGCGTAA
- a CDS encoding Gfo/Idh/MocA family protein produces the protein METETVRYGIVGATGYGSNHADAIDAIDGAEVVAGTARSEESIAPFESTYDAVGYTDYEELLEREELDAISVCTPSGTHAEIAAAAAEAGIHVLSEKPLDVYLDRVDRVIEAADRNDVRLGGIFQRRFTPERWTARQWVEEGRFGDLLLADTAVKWYRPQRYYDDHWHGQRDLDGGVLIQQAIHFVDLLQWLTGGIERVTADTGTMAHEMECEDVAVVSLRFENGARGTITATTGVRGGRERVELNGTEGSYNSGTFVLEDEEVEPDLIEPPCGTGLEGQIRDFVAAIREDRDPIVSGRDARDAVEVVLAAYASAELDRPVRVDEVRDLQEHT, from the coding sequence ATGGAGACGGAGACCGTTAGATACGGAATCGTCGGTGCAACGGGATACGGCAGCAACCACGCGGACGCGATCGACGCCATCGACGGCGCCGAGGTCGTCGCGGGCACGGCCCGAAGCGAGGAGTCGATCGCGCCGTTCGAGTCGACCTACGACGCGGTGGGATACACGGACTACGAGGAGCTGCTCGAGCGGGAGGAACTCGACGCGATCAGCGTCTGCACCCCCTCGGGAACCCACGCCGAGATCGCGGCCGCCGCCGCCGAGGCCGGGATTCACGTCCTCTCGGAGAAACCGCTGGACGTCTACCTCGATCGCGTCGACCGGGTGATCGAGGCCGCCGACCGGAACGACGTGCGCCTCGGCGGGATCTTCCAGCGCCGGTTCACGCCCGAGCGGTGGACCGCCCGGCAGTGGGTCGAAGAGGGGCGGTTCGGCGACCTGCTGCTGGCCGACACGGCCGTCAAGTGGTACCGGCCGCAGCGCTACTACGACGATCACTGGCACGGGCAACGCGATCTCGACGGCGGCGTCCTCATACAGCAGGCGATCCACTTCGTCGACCTGCTCCAGTGGCTGACCGGCGGGATCGAGCGCGTGACCGCCGACACCGGGACGATGGCCCACGAGATGGAGTGCGAGGACGTCGCGGTCGTCTCCCTCCGATTCGAGAACGGCGCGCGCGGCACGATCACGGCCACGACCGGCGTTCGCGGCGGCCGAGAGCGCGTCGAACTGAACGGTACCGAGGGCTCGTACAACTCGGGGACGTTCGTCCTCGAGGACGAGGAAGTCGAGCCCGACCTCATCGAGCCGCCCTGCGGGACGGGACTCGAGGGACAGATTCGGGATTTCGTCGCGGCGATCCGCGAGGACCGCGACCCGATCGTCAGCGGTCGGGACGCCCGCGACGCCGTCGAAGTCGTCCTCGCCGCCTACGCCTCGGCGGAGCTCGATCGGCCCGTACGCGTCGACGAGGTGCGCGACCTGCAGGAGCACACCTGA
- a CDS encoding PPC domain-containing DNA-binding protein, with translation MESFESDDGHVIVRLDRGDMALESIERACEDHDVDTGAVVTGIGTFSTLNIHYVDRTDLPDDRSDRNVDLELEGAWEVTDINGVIADGEPHLHVTAFDGERTVGGHLEEGCEINVLGEITIRKIDGLSLERRPGERNVSQLSRR, from the coding sequence ATGGAATCGTTCGAATCCGACGACGGACACGTGATCGTCCGTCTCGACCGCGGCGACATGGCCCTCGAGTCGATCGAGCGGGCCTGCGAGGACCACGACGTCGACACCGGTGCCGTCGTCACCGGCATCGGCACGTTCAGCACGCTGAACATCCACTACGTCGACCGGACGGATCTCCCCGACGACCGGTCCGACCGCAACGTCGACCTCGAACTCGAGGGCGCCTGGGAGGTCACCGACATCAACGGCGTCATCGCGGACGGCGAACCCCACCTTCACGTGACCGCGTTCGACGGCGAGCGGACCGTCGGCGGCCACTTGGAGGAGGGCTGTGAGATCAACGTCCTCGGCGAGATAACGATCCGGAAGATCGACGGGCTCTCCCTGGAGCGACGGCCGGGCGAACGAAACGTCTCACAACTCAGCCGCCGCTGA
- the xacF gene encoding 2,5-dioxovalerate dehydrogenase — translation MPTAHRNYVDGEWVESRSGDTFEVLNPADTTEVVGEFQSSTSEDAEEAVEAAVAAEDEWASTPGPARGAILKDTAQILEDQKEELTETLVREEGKTRSEAGGEVQRAIDIFYYYAQKASDLGGTVKSPSGEDKNLYTKREPLGTAALITPWNYPIAIPAWKLAPALAAGNTAVLKPASAAPTVSLKLIEALDEAGLLAGVANYVTGSGSEVGGVLTDHEGVDAVSFTGSTQVGTAVAQAAANDLKRVQCEMGGKNPTVVMPSADVDEAVDIVGVGAFGTTGQSCTAASRAIVHEDVYDEFVGAIADYAEALEVGPGADDPDMGPHVTESELEGSLEYIEVAEDEGANLVAGGEALTDGEYADGYYVEPTVFADVENDMRIAQEEVFGPVLAVLKVGSFEEGLAVANDVDYGLSASIVTQDLTEANQFAENVEAGVAKVNEKTTGLELHVPFGGYKDSSTNTYREQGDAGLDFFTSTKTVYMNY, via the coding sequence ATGCCGACAGCGCACCGCAACTACGTCGATGGAGAGTGGGTCGAATCGCGTTCCGGAGACACGTTCGAGGTACTGAACCCCGCAGACACGACCGAGGTCGTCGGCGAGTTCCAGTCGTCGACTTCCGAAGACGCCGAAGAAGCGGTCGAGGCCGCAGTCGCCGCCGAGGACGAGTGGGCGTCGACGCCCGGCCCGGCCCGCGGCGCCATCCTCAAGGACACGGCCCAGATCCTCGAGGACCAAAAGGAGGAACTGACCGAGACGCTGGTCCGGGAAGAAGGGAAGACGCGCAGCGAAGCCGGCGGGGAGGTCCAGCGGGCGATCGACATCTTCTACTACTACGCCCAGAAGGCCAGCGACCTCGGGGGCACCGTCAAGTCCCCCAGCGGCGAGGACAAGAACCTCTACACCAAACGCGAACCGCTGGGAACCGCCGCGCTGATCACGCCGTGGAACTACCCCATCGCGATTCCGGCCTGGAAGCTCGCGCCGGCGCTGGCCGCCGGCAACACGGCCGTCCTCAAGCCCGCCTCGGCGGCGCCGACCGTCTCCCTGAAGCTGATCGAGGCGCTCGACGAAGCGGGACTGCTCGCCGGCGTCGCGAACTACGTCACCGGCTCCGGCAGCGAGGTCGGCGGCGTGCTGACCGACCACGAGGGCGTCGACGCCGTCTCCTTCACCGGGAGCACGCAGGTCGGCACCGCCGTCGCGCAGGCCGCCGCGAACGACCTCAAACGCGTCCAGTGCGAGATGGGCGGGAAGAACCCGACGGTCGTTATGCCCAGCGCCGATGTCGACGAGGCGGTCGACATCGTCGGCGTGGGCGCGTTCGGGACGACCGGCCAGTCCTGTACCGCGGCCTCTCGCGCGATCGTCCACGAGGACGTCTACGACGAGTTCGTCGGCGCCATCGCCGACTACGCCGAGGCCCTCGAGGTCGGGCCGGGCGCGGACGATCCGGACATGGGTCCCCACGTTACCGAGAGCGAACTCGAGGGGAGCCTCGAGTACATCGAGGTCGCCGAGGACGAGGGCGCGAATCTGGTCGCCGGCGGCGAGGCGCTGACCGACGGCGAGTACGCCGACGGCTACTACGTCGAGCCGACGGTCTTCGCCGACGTGGAAAACGACATGCGCATCGCTCAGGAGGAGGTCTTCGGGCCGGTGCTGGCCGTGTTGAAGGTCGGCAGCTTCGAGGAGGGTCTCGCGGTCGCCAACGACGTCGACTACGGGCTCTCGGCGAGCATCGTCACGCAGGACCTCACCGAGGCTAACCAGTTCGCCGAGAACGTCGAGGCGGGCGTCGCGAAGGTCAACGAGAAGACGACTGGCCTCGAGCTCCACGTGCCCTTCGGCGGCTACAAGGATTCCTCGACGAACACCTACCGCGAGCAGGGCGACGCCGGACTGGACTTCTTCACCTCGACGAAGACGGTCTACATGAACTACTGA
- a CDS encoding MBL fold metallo-hydrolase: protein MTINSDWGEWWIREEINGADVDGVSLWFLGVAGWAIRTPETAVYIDPYFSTERDREYIARMPPVPMEPQWADACDAVFCTHDHRDHFWPPSFGPLLDHGGSIHAPAECYENHDVSEIADDQQEIVEPGDSYEIGDLTIHVRDGRDPDADGSVTYVLEHEEGTIFHGGDNRPCEAFHEIGAEFDIDMGMLSYGTSGRIRMDGEIERRKLYNDAQDVVEAANALEIDRLVPEHWRRWRSIQADPGALSAAATTFEYPRIIEEIEVGDRLRLGQPGIVPPTYLEDE, encoded by the coding sequence ATGACGATCAACAGCGACTGGGGCGAGTGGTGGATCCGCGAGGAGATCAACGGCGCCGACGTCGACGGCGTCTCGCTGTGGTTCCTCGGCGTGGCCGGCTGGGCGATCAGGACGCCCGAGACCGCCGTCTACATCGACCCCTACTTCAGCACCGAGCGGGATCGCGAGTACATCGCCCGAATGCCGCCGGTGCCGATGGAACCGCAGTGGGCCGACGCCTGCGACGCCGTGTTCTGTACGCACGACCACCGCGATCACTTCTGGCCGCCGTCGTTCGGGCCGCTGCTGGACCACGGCGGCTCGATCCACGCGCCCGCCGAGTGTTACGAGAACCACGACGTGAGCGAGATCGCGGACGACCAGCAGGAGATCGTCGAACCCGGCGACAGCTACGAGATCGGCGACCTGACGATCCACGTCCGGGACGGCCGCGACCCCGACGCCGACGGGAGCGTCACTTACGTGCTCGAGCACGAGGAGGGGACGATCTTCCACGGCGGCGACAACCGCCCCTGCGAGGCGTTCCACGAGATCGGCGCGGAGTTCGACATCGACATGGGGATGCTCTCCTACGGCACCAGCGGCCGCATCAGAATGGACGGCGAGATCGAGCGCCGGAAGCTGTACAACGACGCCCAAGACGTCGTCGAGGCCGCAAACGCCCTCGAGATCGATCGACTGGTTCCGGAACACTGGCGGCGCTGGCGGTCGATCCAGGCCGATCCCGGCGCGCTCTCGGCGGCCGCGACGACCTTCGAGTACCCCCGCATTATCGAGGAGATCGAGGTCGGCGACCGGCTCCGACTCGGCCAGCCCGGAATCGTCCCGCCGACCTACCTCGAGGACGAGTGA